A window of Solanum stenotomum isolate F172 chromosome 9, ASM1918654v1, whole genome shotgun sequence genomic DNA:
TTACGACGTCGCCGACGACAACGATTCGGACGGAAGATGCCATCGGAAAGTGACCTCCGGCGAGTTTTGACGGCGCTGGATGACGGACGGGGCCGGTAATGCCACGGAATTGAGTCGGCGCGTGTAGCAACGTGCTGCCGTTGAACATATAGACGTGTTTGCCAACAAATTTTCGGAGGGCAACTAAATTAACTGTTCAATTTCTATTTGTTTTTGAAAgtcgaatatatatatatactagatatgagACCCCGTGCCNTCCAActctcacttctaaataagagtaatataTCACTTAAATCAATAAGATCAAACTGAGGGGTGAAGTTAGTTAGGATCGAGGGGGCGTGAAGcttgttattttttatgtgtatattaTAGATCTATATTGTGTATTGTGTTTCGATTAATTtggttgttattattatttctttttttaagatGTTATACTTCTTTTGTTATAGGAGAtgttatactattttttatgtcatcattattttctattttttaaaaattaaggtTTGATGCACTTAAATTGAAGATCTTTTGAAAAGAGTTTCTCTACCTCCTTGAGGTAATAGTAAATGCTACGTACACTCTAACCTTTTGCAGACTTCACTTAATGGAATTTCACAGactatatttttctctttgttattgtctatatagtagatgttgattATTTCAAtgtatgttttttaaaaaatatgaaatataatttaatatttaaactAGTTAAGGtataaagttctaaaatataattaataatttatgtatatttatgCCAAACTCGTAAGCAAATAGATTTGTTATCTTTGGATTACGCGGTGATCGGAAGGTCACTTGTTCAAATAACTTCTGATAGAATTTAGGATAGAACTGTGTATAATAAATTCTTCGATCCTTTTCGTGAACCCATACATATATGGGAGCTTGTTGAAGGTCAAGAAGGAGAACTACAAATCTTACGAGACATATAAAGGATGAATATGAATAgtaaattttaactttatacTATATTTTTGACTATCTTGtgtagtttatatatatatcatggtGTGTGGGCTAGATTGTGCTATCTCGACTAATTCATAAGATACTGGCCACTTTTCACCAGCAACATAGTAACTCTATTTCAATGGCGGAGCTAGAACTTCGACTAagaggtgtcaaaatataaagaagttaaGGAGTgtaaatatgtaatatatatacttaaaaaatatttttactctagctataatttttcgacgaaggggCGTCGATCGACACCCCTCAACTATATGTGGTTCCGCCACTGTGACTATCCACTCAGGTTAGcttcaaaatttgtttgttcAAGGGTAGGATGTGAAGGTTTGTGTATGTACACAACATTGTCCTTATCATTGTGAGATAGAGAAGATATTTTCAGAAGACCCTTGATTTAAAAGGAAAGTATTCGACACAAGATTGTAACTAAAGAGACAATAAAAAAACAAGatacaaaacaaatacaaaCGACTGATAGTAATATACatcaaagaataaaaaattaaggagGCTAGCTCATTCCCTCTCCCACttacataaaatgggacaaaaaaagtaaataaccTTTACACTATCAAGTCACCAATAAATATGGCAAGGTGATAACTGTCCAAAAATAACTGAAATTCATAGTCtcaaaagtaagacaaacaacctactaatcaaattaaaataaattaatagaacAAAAAATTCTTTACACTATCAATGTATATTCATCACTCAACCAATAGTGAAATTGTTGCATTGTCAACATCTATTTTCCCCATTTTAATATTGTCAACTTGATCTTCATCTTCTCTACATGTGGAAAATGCAGGCCTCTTAGGGGAATTCataactaaattttaaatattcttgAACATCCTATCCAGTGGATTTTTTTGACACAAATCTAGATTAATTAATGTAAGGtcgaaatatttaattttgactATAAATTCAGATATCACCACAAAAACAACCTCAATATTCTACTAGGAAATACTTTCTCTTTAATAGATTTACACGACATAAATCTAGATTAATTAATGTGAGGtcgaaatatttaattttgattactAATTCGGATatcacaacaaaaacaacatattCAGGTGTAATTCTATAACTGGAGTATGGGCCTTGGGAGAGTAggatatacataaattttacgTCTACCTTTTGTGGGGTGGGATAGAAAaattgtttctgatagacccttgactcaaaaaatgaatttagatctacattaaataaaaatttacataataaaaaaaaaatacaagtcaATGTAACTAATGattcatataatatttataaattagaagtttgaaaatatattgtcaaagaaaaaaaaattgactccTCAAATAGTAACACCTTCGTGTAAAATGAGACAAGAGGAATAGATAAATGATCTTTACACTTCAAATCACCAATAAATACGATTAGGTAGTAAACGTCTATAAATAATTGGGATTTGTAATTTCGAAAATAAGACAAATTACCTACTAATCGGATTAAATCAATCGCAAAAGAGTAGCATATCATCTTGCAACCAATTGTGTAATTGTTGCATTGTCAATGTCTAATTCGCCATTTGGAATATTATTGCCAACTTGATCTTCATCTTGTCTTGTAGAAAATGCAGGCCTCTTTGGGGAATTCATAactaaattttcaatatttttgaacATAGATGAAATTTCCAACATTGTAGGCCTATCCAATGGATTTTTCTGGACACATAATAATGCAATTTGCATGCATTTTAATAGTTTACAAGAATGTGTTGTATCATCAAGTGATTGATCCATAAATTCCATGCCTTCACCATCTTTCCACATCTCAAATGcctgtattattatttttaatattaattactggtatataacataaattaaatctcaataatatatatgaatttatattcaCAACTCACATAATCAAGAAGGTCTAAATTGTCATCTGGACCATAGTAACAAGTATTCTTTTTCCCACTtatgatttgaagaagaagtACTCCAAAACTGAAAACATCAGATTTTGTTGAATATCTGCCTTCAATTGCATATTCAGGTGGAATATAACCCCTACAACAcattacaaattaaataaatatatacataaaaattaagaTTTGAGCTGTGGAATCAGTCACTGATGCCACATGCTAGTTTCAGGATAAACTGCTTACATCACACCCTTTAATGTGTCAACCCTTTCTTAAACCCTACGTGAACATGATGTGTTTTGTGCATCggttatttttctttaatcaatatatataaataaatttaattccaaaaaattatgtataatacTTACTTTGTTCCAACTATTTTGTTGGTATTTGCTTCAATTGCATCTTTCTTGAAAATTCTTGCCATTCCAAAGTCAGAAATCTTTGGTTTCATTTGTAAGTCCAATAGAATATTGCTGGCTTTTATATCTCTATGAATAATTGTTAATCTTGAATATTCTTGGAGGTATAATAGCCCTTGAATAATCCCTTCAATTATTTGCACTCTTTTTTCCCAATTTAGAACCAATCTTCTCACTTGATCTACATGTGGAAATACAAATCAAGTTGAtcaaaaaacatataaatacaaattgtaATTAGTATATATTAAGATATATAGATAATCGGAGTTTGATCTCATGTGTCtgcaaattaaagaaaaaaggagGTCAATCAAATAGCCACATATTCTATATATTATCATCGAAAAATAGTTAATTGTTTAACAAATTTTCAGACACtgattatttttcaataaatacaTAGCCCATAcgataatgtaaaaatatttttacgatgtatataaattaaactcAATATAACATgggaaaaaaagaagggaaaagaaTGACTTACTATAAATGTAGTAATCCAAGCTCTTGTTGGGCATATATTCATAAATcaacattttttcttcattttcaatGCAAAATCCCACAACTTTTACAAGATTTATATGTTGTAATTTTGCAGTAAGAATCACttcattttcaaattcttcaaatccTTGAGATGAAGTCTTTGATAGCCTTTTCACTGCTATTTCTCTCCCATTTCTCAATTTTCCCTATATGGATTAATTAAGAAATgcttgatttaaaaaataaaataacattggTACATGTATATAAAAGATAATTTGGAAAtcataaagtaaagaaaaaggaaaactgcaagtaaaaatgatatttaaaagCTATTAATCAAACTATATAGTTGGCttaattttcactttttaattAGACTTAGAAAAAGTAATATTATATGGCAATTTGATTAGTTGCTTTCATGAGACTTTAGTGTGAAATGAAAGAGTTGACTATGGTGTACATGTTGTTAGTGTAACGTGACAAGTTGGCTAGGATGGATAGGATTCTTCAGCTGTTGATTAGAACATCTCGAGTTTAAGTCATGAAAATCagaaaatatttgatatgaaatattttttttcttttaatgagTCTTATGTAATGTGAAAAGAAATAACCAAATATCTAGTGGACATCAAAAGAAGAAAACCATGAACCGGCACAACTCGATTTGGACTAATAATAGCCTGATTGACTAAACTTTTGCCCAAAAACTACTTATTTTGAAAGTGTTTTTTGTCATAAGTGTTTTTGTGAGGAGTTACCAATTTGTTTtgactaattattttgaaatgccacatttaaaaatattagaacAATACTTTGTGCTTGgtcaatatttcaaaaatgcTTTCGAAAAAActtatcatttttttctaaaatgaaacaaaatgtTGATGTACCTTGTAAACAGGTCCATATCCACCTCTTCCAAGCTCATTTTCAACTGAAAAATTATTTGTAGCTTCCTTCATCTCATCAAAAGTGAATATTTGCAGTGTCCTAGTTTCTTCATCtcctttttcttcattattgttGCTTCCAATTTTGTTCCTTGGcacttaaaaaaaaaggaaagaataattttagaaatttgtaATGATAGAAAAATGTGTATATCTTTTTTAACGAACTAATAAGGAAATAGTGACACATAAATAAAACAGagaacaacaataacatatccaaTGTAGAGAAGGTAGGATGTACATTGATTTTACCTACCTTTACCGTTACGAGGTAGAGGAGGCTGTTTCTGATACACCCTTAGCTCAAAAGAAAGATATATATAGACGAAAGATTGTGaataaataaagagagaatAACAATTTAAAGAATTACCTCGGaatttaagtatttttctccTTCGAAGACACCATAGTGTAAAGAtaagcaacaacaacatcaatagAGATACCATTGGAATCAAAATGAGAATCAGTCGATTGAGTGTTTTCTTCTTCTGCATACTAGCTGATTGATCAATAGCTCCCACTTCTTGTATATCTTTAACTTCTAACAatgaaaaaaacacaaattgttGAGACATTGGCCTTATCGGATCGAGGTTAATTCAGATTAGTTGGACAAGTGAATTTCTTGTTAAAGAAAATAAGGATTTTAGGTCAAACATAACCTTAAAGCTAGTTCATGAGGTAAGAGTCGCCCAAAATTCATATAGACAGAGTAAGTCACCCATTCACAAAATCAATGTGGGAATTCTAACACCCCTCGCACGCCCAAGCCTGCCAAATGTAGGGCAAACAACAAACTACGTTGACCCAACATTGAGACAAGTCTAACTCTGATATCATAATAAGAAATGGACGTTGAGTCTGACTTAACTcaaaagttagctcatgagGTTAGAAGCAGATCCAAGATTTAAAGTTAGGTTCTTACAACGACCTCAAGTTAATAATTAACTAACTAGGTTCATAGTCAAATATCTATACACTTAATGAAGTACGTTCTTAGTATGTTGTACTCTAGATTCGCCTCAACATGAGATAAGAATTGCGTAAAATCATATAAAGAGAAGAAATTACCTAATGCAGCAGCCTGAGAAAGAATAGAGGTATAGTCATATGAGACTTGCCATGCCACATATCCCTTCAAATTCTTCTCTTTTGCATAAGAAACTTTGGTTTTCACTGCCTCAACATCATCAAAACCAACCCAAGTTGTACCAATAGAGACATAATTCATCACATAAGTTGAATTATACGTTGAATTTTTAGCGCGATATTTTATCATGTCTCTCTTGATACTATTGAATTCCAATATACCATTTGTACTCGCGAATGGCTCCTTTTCACCTTCAGTACCATACAGAGGATCTTTTGGCCCTGGCCCTATTCCCTCCGCGCcaatttggttattttttggactaaccaatgtcCATACATAGCCAAAAAATGGCAATCCTAACACAATCTTTTCACTAGGGAAACCAGATTTGATCCAAACGTTAATCCCATAATCAGTATTCAAAGTATCTTTTGTTGAATCACCATACAATGCTGAAGCAGGGGATGTGTAATTTGTTGTCCCTGGATCATAGTAatcaaatgcaaaaatatgTATCCAATCCAAGTTTTTCCTCATTGACTCAATTGGAAAACTCAAATCTTGAATAAATGGTGTGTATTGACTTGCCATGGTCAAAATAAGTCGCGTTTTTTTCGACTTCTTTGACTCTAGATCAATAGCTACTCTCCAATCATCCAAAAGGGTAGCCACATTCGACATGTCTAGCGATGAAGTAGGCCACATCCAGCAGAAATCAAGTCCATCAAAGCCATAAAATCGCGCGACTTCAATAGATGagtcaataaaatattttcttgtagGGAAGTATGTGCTTGACATTAATAGGTACATCTCTGATCCATAAGAAGATTGATCATTTCCACCTATTGATAAAATTGTCTTGATTGATggatttttcattttgacaaTGTTATTGAAGTTTCTAAGTTGCTCATCATTTGATGTTGTGACAATCAAGTAATCTGTTGATGAGTTGAATGCCATTTCAGCATAGCCATATATGATGTGTGTGTAAAGAGATGAATTTATGCTTTGGATATTAGAAGGATTTGTTGTGTCATATTGCCAATAACCAGCTTTTATCCATGTTTCATCTAATGCTATTGATTTGTGTAGTTGGGATTGAAGAATTGTGTGTAAGAATAGAAGAATGGCAATGTTTTTGATCAATGCCATAGAATGAAGTAcattaactaattaaagaagcatttaacttatatatataaggCATTGACCACCAAGGGGTAGTTGTGATATAGAACTATTTTTACTATTAACGTCAAATACCAAATTGAAGAcaataaaatatacacaaatctTATCTTATCTTGTAATATAgaactatttttaaaagtaatgcGAGTTTAAAGAAAATAGAGTGTAAACAAATTTCaatataagaataatattttttaatagataatCAATTCAACACGTTAAATAAATGTggatataaaatagaaaataaaaatattgatcaGCTAATAATATGACTTTGTATTCCCTTCCTTACCTTTTTTACTATGCACTTTTTCactttcaatataatattttaatttatttaattgaagtTGACGTGATCAAAATTGTCTTGCAATTTCCACTCAAACTTTACATTCTCTCTCCTTTTGGTTcgtcatattattattatttttcgaaaatgatgtgacatttttattttattatttatttcaacaatTAGTTTAGAAAATATCTATCATAAATAGAGTACTATAAACTATcattatatgatattatattataataatagtGTATTTCGATTGCACTTTGTTTTTTTCCGATGTATTCTTTTCGTTtaacattaaaaagaaaatacaaacaaTGAAATTATAAATCGAAAGTGGATTTAAGCTTAGGAGGTAGAGCAAAAATCAGTGGCTTTCTGCTTCTCAATCTTATTAAGTTTCCGATCATACTTCAGATTTTTTTTCAGTCGTGGGAACAAACTCTTCTTTATTGATAGTTGTtacgtattgtttcataatgtattgtatggaattatattatgttgtatGATATTGTGctgtattgttttaatgaatacagTGTTTGAATAGATTAATTATATCGTTCTCCATCGTCACATAATGTCACATAtcaataatttgaatgataaacctacaagaaaaataggataCATGGTAGAGAGCGAATATTCGTAAGTCGTAGacgttttattttgttttattattttcattgatAGCCACTTTagtcaaatttttaatttaattttcttatattaattaaatttcacgTACTGGCAACAACGCATGCTACGGTAAGTCAACAGAGAATAGTTGACTTTAAATGTTGACTGACTAAAGTCAActacaatatttatataataattttggaaaataagtaaaaagaaTCAAAGAAAATCATAGACAGCTATTGGAAATAAAAGTCTTGTGCAATTTTCAGCAATATACAACTTTGCTTTTAACATTTGTTCACATATAGGTAGGTGAAGATGAGGTGTGTTGAATGGTGAGGACTGATCGAGAACGATATGATATTGAATGTGAAATGTCACTTGTGGAACTTGTTTTTTCTACTTTCCTCCACTAAGAAAGTCATTTACCTCATTTTTAAGtgatttattttcctaaaaatttattttaaccaaattgagaatttctactaaccaaatttattttcatattggaATGAGTATTTGAATGCTTGCCCAAACCAAAGTTATAAATAATAGCTAAACTTTCATTATTGTGACCACTTTTGGGTACGTAGAGATGATCTGGTacatcaaatattaatttacatGATGTTATAAACCTTTTAATCTATGTTAGGGGCGATGATATTGAGATGATAAGGTGGTGATTGGTGGAAATGACTGACTATAATAATTATATGATGATCGACGATAGCATGCATTGATGTAGATGGTTAATGGTGGTTGTTGTACACATTGATGACTAGTAATACTGATTGCATTTAAATTGTGGTGACTTGTGACAAAAATACGTAGTTTCGATGACAATCGTGGTGATGACTGATGAGTGGAAAGTTAGTGCTTGTGATTaagacaaaaattaatatgtatCAGATGTTACACCAAACTaataaatacataataactGTTTGGACATATATAAGTATTGCgtatcataattaattaatatctatttttattttattaaataacttaaattttataaacTAAAACATCCAATATGATACatggatttatttattttatacgtCATGGTTCACATATTTTGTCACTTTATTATAAGTAGTGCTACGTGACAAATTAAACACAATTACATATTCCATCATTTCACAGCTTGAGGTGGTGCTCCCCATGTTTGTGAAGCTGCAAGAATTAAAAGTGgtagaagattagaaaaaataattaagaatataaggCAAATGAAATTAATCTTGGAAGTCAATAATctaataattcaaaaattccTTTTGTTGTCCAAATAAACCAAACGATTTCCCGTAATGTGTTACTACAACATTTTAAATtaggaaacaaaaaaataaatttattctatACTCAAAAAGTTTCAATATATATTATGGTATTTTAGGACAGGCAAACTTTTATAACATTAATGATATctaaaatttcacaaaattatCAATGAAAATTAACAATATATAAATGATCATGCATTCATTGAAATCTCATGAGAAAACACAGATAAAAAATGATgtctttttattattaagtacaaaaaaagaaaaattaaagaaaatgtgGGGAAAACTTCTATTTTTCAAAACGGTGGATAAtcgaagaaaagaaaaaagaaaaactactAATATACTTGAGTGTATACCCAAAAACACTATAAAAAAGGGGGTAAAAAGCtcctacaattttttttactactaaaaaatacttaaatatttctttcaacGATGAAGAAAAATTACTAACCTGTTTTAGAAAGTCCCCAATTTTGGTCTGCTGCCACGTGCCACGCAAAGTAACCATGCAATCCTCTACCTTTAACATAGGTAACCTTATTTCTAACGGTTTGAATATCATCATAACTAATCCAAGTATTACCAGAATAACAATAATCTCCAACGATCGTTGCATTATACACTGTTGTGGCACGATTTTGTACTATATAATTCCTGATTTGAATATAAGTCATCGATCCATCATCGATCGAACCAGCACTCGATTTACCATTTGCAGGAGCCCTAAGTCCATGATTATTAGCATTAACCAATTGCCAAGCATAGCCATAAAATGGAATTCCAAGAACCAATTTTTGTGCTGCAACGCCTGCTTGAATCCATGAAGCAATCCCATCACTACCACTCACGTGGCTCACGGGGTCAAATAATTGTGCATGTGAATTGGTTTGTGATGGTGACCAGTTCGGTCCGTAGAAGTCATATGACATGACATTGAGCCAGTCTAAGTTTCGAGCCACAGATTGAACTGGATAGTTCAAACCATTGACTCGGGGTGTGTTGGAAACAGCCGATGTGAGAAATAGTGATGCCCTACCAGAATTTCTTGCCTCTGTGTTGATGGCAGCACGAAATTCGTCTAAAAGAGTACCTATTTAAGACAATTAAAGAAGTTACAAATGTGTTCCATCGGACATTTTAAATTGGATGGTCACACCATCATTATTTCATATGGAGATCATTAATCAGTGGAGTTAggttttgaattcaaatttcgTCTAAACCAATGACAAAGGAATGATTCATATGTTCAACATAACTCAATATTTTAGACAAAGGAGTATGTGTGTGCGAGAAAGAGACATAGTATGTTAAAGAACGACAAAAGCCCCAcgttggtggttaatgagatgagtgGACTCGGGCAATCCTCTTTCCTTTAAGCTAGCTTTTGGAGTGTGAGTTAGGTACGAGACCTAATTTCACAACACCCAAAATCGaacaacaaaaaacaaatgatcgtttaaaataaatgaaaaataattttcaaaaaatcaatCAACATAATTTACAAATTGGGAGGGGGAGGACGAAATTCCAATACCATATAATTAAATTCCCCGATCCCACCTCATCCCAAAGTAACAAACATATTAGTAAAAAATGATGAACGTACCTAAATTTGCCATGTCTATAGTTGATTCAGGATATTCCCAATCAAGATCAAGTCCATGAAATCCCAGTAGTCTAGCCAATTTTATTGATGAATCAATAAaactttttcttgaatttggtGTTCTTGCCATGACTCCATAAGCTGTTCTATTAGCTCTCCCTCCACCTATGGACAACAAAGTTTTAACCGACGGATTCTTCCCCATAACTGTGCTCGTGAATTGTCTGAATGAATCTTGATCTTCTGGCGATATGACTAATTGATTTGATTGGGGGTTAAGGTTTGCGAACGCACAAAATAGATGTGTGAAAAGAGTTGAATCAATGTTGTTTAAGGATAATCCACTATCCCTAAACCAATACCCTCCTTTAACAACATTATTTTGGCCATTAGAGAAAATTAATTGTTggaggaagaaaaataaaaagaaaagtttgATGGAATTAGCCATTAAATTGAAGGTTAATTTGGatgatatttatttgatttgtgACTTTGAGTGTATGAACATATATATAAGTTTCAAGAATTGAGTTAATTACAAGATTATTTAATTACTGTCTACCGGCGGCTTTTAAGTTTTAACTAACATTTAAGTACAAAGTGATTGAATTTTCATGCTTCTAAAAATAGAATCGTCAACATTTGCTTATGTATTATAAGCAAATGTTTGAATATGTCGTTTGCAAATTCTTtcgaaattatttttatcattaatcttttttgaaataattatttagtaaataagttctttttgttttttgcaGCTTATGAATTGTTTAGATCACGATCTAAAGTTCATTTTTgagcaaaattaaaaaattatgagaaaatgttaGATCACGATCTAAAGTTCATGTTTGagcaaatttaaaaaattatgagaaaatgttaGATCGATCTAAAAGTTTGAGTTTTATTAGAACATTAGACgactatttaatattttgtttgtaAGGTGAGAAATGTATGAGAAAACATAGTTGGATTCGAATCTAATCCGATTCGGAAGGGTAATTCCTTAAAGGCATAACATTTGAGAGTAGGAACAAAATCCAAATTAGATGGGGTTGCACTAGGGATCGATCAGTTCTTAGATTGTTTTTATTTGCGTTGGTGATGGAAGAAATAACATGTTAGGTTGATCATGACTAAAATGGGGTACATGAGGCAGATGCGGAACTGATGATTCATATACAGGTCATC
This region includes:
- the LOC125877048 gene encoding class V chitinase-like, whose product is MANSIKLFFLFFFLQQLIFSNGQNNVVKGGYWFRDSGLSLNNIDSTLFTHLFCAFANLNPQSNQLVISPEDQDSFRQFTSTVMGKNPSVKTLLSIGGGRANRTAYGVMARTPNSRKSFIDSSIKLARLLGFHGLDLDWEYPESTIDMANLGTLLDEFRAAINTEARNSGRASLFLTSAVSNTPRVNGLNYPVQSVARNLDWLNVMSYDFYGPNWSPSQTNSHAQLFDPVSHVSGSDGIASWIQAGVAAQKLVLGIPFYGYAWQLVNANNHGLRAPANGKSSAGSIDDGSMTYIQIRNYIVQNRATTVYNATIVGDYCYSGNTWISYDDIQTVRNKVTYVKGRGLHGYFAWHVAADQNWGLSKTASQTWGAPPQAVK
- the LOC125877666 gene encoding putative cysteine-rich receptor-like protein kinase 16; the encoded protein is MALIKNIAILLFLHTILQSQLHKSIALDETWIKAGYWQYDTTNPSNIQSINSSLYTHIIYGYAEMAFNSSTDYLIVTTSNDEQLRNFNNIVKMKNPSIKTILSIGGNDQSSYGSEMYLLMSSTYFPTRKYFIDSSIEVARFYGFDGLDFCWMWPTSSLDMSNVATLLDDWRVAIDLESKKSKKTRLILTMASQYTPFIQDLSFPIESMRKNLDWIHIFAFDYYDPGTTNYTSPASALYGDSTKDTLNTDYGINVWIKSGFPSEKIVLGLPFFGYVWTLVSPKNNQIGAEGIGPGPKDPLYGTEGEKEPFASTNGILEFNSIKRDMIKYRAKNSTYNSTYVMNYVSIGTTWVGFDDVEAVKTKVSYAKEKNLKGYVAWQVSYDYTSILSQAAALEVKDIQEVGAIDQSASMQKKKTLNRLILILIPMVSLLMLLLLIFTLWCLRRRKILKFRVPRNKIGSNNNEEKGDEETRTLQIFTFDEMKEATNNFSVENELGRGGYGPVYKGKLRNGREIAVKRLSKTSSQGFEEFENEVILTAKLQHINLVKVVGFCIENEEKMLIYEYMPNKSLDYYIYNQVRRLVLNWEKRVQIIEGIIQGLLYLQEYSRLTIIHRDIKASNILLDLQMKPKISDFGMARIFKKDAIEANTNKIVGTKGYIPPEYAIEGRYSTKSDVFSFGVLLLQIISGKKNTCYYGPDDNLDLLDYAFEMWKDGEGMEFMDQSLDDTTHSCKLLKCMQIALLCVQKNPLDRPTMLEISSMFKNIENLVMNSPKRPAFSTRQDEDQVGNNIPNGELDIDNATITQLVAR